The following proteins are co-located in the Candidatus Competibacteraceae bacterium genome:
- a CDS encoding IS4 family transposase gives MLHHHFHWNRARISCIVYLIIGIIQMGTVNLAKIAVTFPGRAQPASHYKRLQRLFCQFSLDLNQVARFIASLIPVLQFKLTLDRTNWKYGDVNINYLVLGVVYRGSAFPILWVALDKKGNSNTQERIALMNRFLTIFGPQMIACLFADREFIGIQWFGYLIENQIKFVIRIKKNTQISNSRGVPVSAENLFRGLPRGSALVLSGQRTVWGHSLYVIGLKMANGEFVILATQEQPETALENYKERWPIETLFICLKTRGFDLESTHITDPQRLEKWMAFLAIAFSWAHIIGEWRHEIKPIKIKKHGRPTQSLFRYGLDYLRSCLFHHQESARQYAFHQALESLFKRLGSSPQNRCFLPLTNTPPGRILT, from the coding sequence ATGCTTCATCATCATTTTCACTGGAACCGAGCGCGTATCTCTTGCATCGTCTATTTAATTATCGGAATCATCCAGATGGGAACGGTCAATCTCGCAAAGATTGCTGTCACCTTTCCTGGGCGTGCGCAACCGGCCTCTCATTACAAACGCCTTCAACGACTTTTTTGTCAATTTTCTCTAGATCTGAATCAAGTCGCCCGGTTCATTGCCAGTCTCATTCCTGTGCTTCAGTTCAAATTGACACTCGATAGAACCAATTGGAAATATGGTGATGTCAATATCAATTACCTTGTTTTAGGAGTCGTCTATCGCGGATCTGCTTTTCCTATACTATGGGTTGCTTTAGATAAAAAAGGCAACTCAAATACCCAAGAAAGAATAGCATTAATGAATCGATTCCTTACGATTTTCGGCCCGCAAATGATCGCCTGCTTGTTTGCGGATCGCGAGTTTATTGGGATTCAATGGTTTGGTTATCTTATTGAAAATCAAATTAAATTCGTAATACGCATCAAAAAGAATACGCAAATCTCTAACTCCCGAGGGGTCCCCGTCTCCGCCGAAAATCTTTTTCGAGGCCTACCCCGTGGCAGCGCTCTGGTTTTATCGGGCCAACGAACCGTGTGGGGGCACTCTCTTTATGTGATTGGTCTGAAAATGGCCAACGGTGAATTCGTTATTCTCGCAACGCAAGAACAACCGGAAACCGCGTTGGAAAATTATAAGGAACGCTGGCCGATCGAAACGCTTTTCATTTGCTTAAAAACTCGGGGATTCGATCTGGAATCCACCCATATAACTGACCCCCAGCGACTTGAAAAATGGATGGCTTTTCTCGCTATTGCATTTAGTTGGGCGCATATCATTGGTGAATGGCGCCATGAAATTAAACCGATCAAGATCAAAAAACATGGCCGTCCCACCCAAAGTCTTTTTCGCTATGGATTAGATTATTTGAGAAGTTGTTTATTTCATCACCAAGAATCCGCCCGGCAATACGCTTTTCATCAGGCACTGGAGTCGCTCTTTAAACGGTTGGGATCGAGCCCTCAAAATCGCTGTTTTCTACCTCTAACCAATACGCCACCCGGCAGAATTTTAACGTAA
- a CDS encoding transposase, whose product MARLRKVLSKEQHKELEGVMWLLRKRPDDLTSKDQETLDKLFKYSPILQQAYQLKNELTTLFDSNLNRRRGKQRITGWMNRVKKSSVRCFDTFLKTLGTYKDEVVNYFLNRLTSGFVEGLNNKIKVIKRRCYGLKNIGHLFQYLYLDLCGYSLYAHKKS is encoded by the coding sequence TTGGCACGTCTGCGGAAGGTCTTATCAAAAGAACAGCATAAAGAGCTAGAAGGCGTGATGTGGCTTTTGCGTAAAAGGCCGGACGATTTAACATCAAAAGACCAAGAAACGTTAGACAAGTTATTCAAGTATTCACCGATTTTACAACAAGCTTATCAGTTAAAAAATGAGTTAACGACTCTGTTTGATAGTAACCTAAATCGCCGGCGCGGGAAGCAGAGGATCACGGGATGGATGAACCGAGTTAAAAAGAGTTCGGTGCGTTGCTTTGATACTTTCTTAAAGACGTTGGGGACCTATAAAGATGAAGTGGTCAATTATTTTTTAAATCGACTGACGAGTGGGTTTGTTGAAGGGCTTAATAACAAGATCAAAGTCATTAAGCGACGGTGCTATGGTTTGAAAAATATTGGGCATCTTTTCCAATATCTTTATCTGGACCTTTGTGGATATTCTTTGTATGCCCACAAAAAATCATAG
- a CDS encoding transposase, whose translation MDASIKEGIGYETVRGIIDRSIAKNVDWQAIKNLEIIGIDEISLKKGHQDFVTIVTSRMGEKTVILRILTDRKKETVKEFFMSIPKRLRKQVGFICSDMHVGFINAAKEVFGKKVQVIVDRFHVAKLYGKGLDTLRKKSWHVCGRSYQKNSIKS comes from the coding sequence TTGGATGCCAGCATTAAAGAGGGGATTGGCTATGAAACGGTACGAGGAATTATTGATCGCTCTATTGCTAAGAACGTTGATTGGCAGGCGATTAAAAATCTTGAAATTATTGGTATTGATGAAATCTCTTTAAAAAAAGGACACCAAGATTTTGTGACGATTGTGACGAGTCGTATGGGTGAAAAAACGGTGATTCTGAGGATATTGACCGATCGGAAGAAAGAAACCGTCAAAGAATTTTTCATGAGCATTCCCAAGAGGTTACGCAAACAAGTGGGTTTCATTTGTTCGGATATGCATGTTGGTTTTATCAATGCAGCGAAGGAAGTTTTTGGGAAAAAGGTTCAGGTCATAGTCGATCGATTTCATGTCGCCAAGTTATACGGAAAGGGTCTGGATACGTTACGCAAAAAGAGTTGGCACGTCTGCGGAAGGTCTTATCAAAAGAACAGCATAAAGAGCTAG
- a CDS encoding IS66 family transposase encodes MPAEPPSAEAKPADAKPARKPGKQPGAPGIGRTQVFQANAEQAHYPDTCAGCGRPLDPVGAVAYTGFQAVDLHWGDPARPGLTVWVVDHRYYEVPCACGHRTRAVAGQGGVDPLLAGIELSEWRLVGPGLAALIVALAFRFRLSRARIREFLDEWLGLKLSTGTIHRTLHEAGAAVAPAEDELVQAVLDSHLLHADETSWPEHGRPLWLWVFVAATATLYYVAGRGKERVENVLDGFSGWLMSDGWMAYRNHPRRLRCWAHLIRKARGLAESGDREARVFGRFVLETLEALMAAVYAAREGPPPVAPPTQHMMVLAALRAACERRQGHAHAKTHALAVELLNDWEAIFQVLSHPELPLTNNVAERALRHWVIARKISHGTRTPVGSRVFALLASVIDTCRQRGHSPWRTLERAIADRRAGLPLAPLPR; translated from the coding sequence GTGCCGGCGGAACCGCCGTCGGCCGAGGCGAAACCGGCGGACGCGAAACCCGCCCGTAAACCGGGTAAGCAGCCGGGGGCGCCGGGGATCGGCCGGACTCAGGTGTTCCAGGCGAATGCCGAACAGGCCCATTACCCCGACACCTGCGCCGGCTGTGGCCGGCCGCTGGACCCGGTGGGCGCGGTGGCCTACACCGGGTTTCAGGCGGTCGACCTGCACTGGGGCGATCCGGCGCGACCGGGGCTGACCGTGTGGGTGGTGGACCATCGCTATTACGAGGTGCCCTGCGCCTGTGGTCATCGGACCCGGGCGGTGGCCGGTCAAGGGGGGGTGGACCCGCTGCTGGCGGGGATCGAGTTGAGTGAATGGCGGCTGGTGGGGCCGGGGTTGGCGGCGCTGATCGTGGCACTGGCTTTCCGGTTCCGGCTGTCGCGGGCGCGGATTCGCGAATTCCTGGACGAGTGGCTGGGCCTGAAGCTCAGTACCGGCACGATCCATCGGACGCTCCACGAAGCCGGCGCGGCCGTGGCGCCGGCGGAAGACGAACTCGTCCAGGCGGTTCTGGACAGCCATCTGCTGCACGCCGACGAAACCTCCTGGCCCGAACACGGCCGGCCGCTGTGGCTGTGGGTGTTTGTCGCGGCGACCGCGACCCTGTACTACGTGGCCGGGCGCGGCAAGGAGCGGGTCGAGAACGTGCTGGACGGCTTTAGCGGCTGGCTGATGAGCGATGGCTGGATGGCCTACCGCAACCACCCGCGCCGGTTACGCTGTTGGGCACACCTGATTCGCAAGGCGCGGGGCTTGGCCGAGAGTGGCGACCGCGAGGCCCGTGTCTTTGGCCGGTTCGTGCTGGAGACCTTGGAGGCGCTGATGGCGGCGGTCTACGCGGCCCGCGAAGGTCCGCCGCCGGTCGCGCCGCCGACCCAACACATGATGGTACTGGCCGCGTTGCGCGCGGCCTGCGAACGGCGCCAGGGTCACGCCCACGCCAAAACCCACGCCTTGGCGGTGGAGTTGCTCAACGACTGGGAAGCCATCTTCCAGGTGCTGAGTCATCCCGAACTGCCACTGACCAACAATGTAGCAGAGCGGGCACTACGCCATTGGGTGATCGCGCGCAAGATCAGTCACGGTACCCGCACCCCGGTGGGTTCGCGGGTCTTCGCTCTGCTCGCCAGCGTCATCGATACCTGCCGCCAGCGCGGCCACTCCCCTTGGCGCACTCTCGAACGCGCCATCGCCGACCGCCGCGCCGGACTGCCTCTCGCCCCCTTGCCCCGGTAG
- a CDS encoding IS4 family transposase: MLHHHFHWNRARISCIVYLIIGIIQMGTVNLAKIAVTFPGRAQPASHYKRLQRLFCQFSLDLNQVARFIASLIPVLQFKLTLDRTNWKYGDVNINYLVLGVVYRGSAFPILWVALDKKGNSNTQERIALMNRFLTIFGPQMIACLFADREFIGIQWFGYLIENQIKFVIRIKKNTQISNSRGVPVSAENLFRGLPRGSALVLSGQRTVWGHSLYVIGLKMANGEFVILATQEQPETALENYKERWPIETLFICLKTRGFDLESTHITDPQRLEKWMAFLAIAFSWAHIIGEWRHEIKPIKIKKHGRPTQSLFRYGLDYLRSCLFHHQESARQYAFHQALESLFKRLGSSPQNRCFLPLTNTPPGRILT; this comes from the coding sequence ATGCTTCATCATCATTTTCACTGGAACCGAGCGCGTATCTCTTGCATTGTCTATTTAATTATCGGAATCATCCAGATGGGAACGGTCAATCTCGCAAAGATTGCTGTCACCTTTCCTGGGCGTGCGCAACCGGCCTCTCATTACAAACGCCTTCAACGACTTTTTTGTCAATTTTCTCTAGACCTGAATCAAGTCGCCCGGTTCATTGCCAGTCTCATTCCTGTGCTTCAGTTCAAATTGACACTCGATAGAACCAATTGGAAATATGGTGATGTCAATATCAATTACCTTGTTTTAGGAGTCGTCTATCGCGGATCTGCTTTTCCTATACTATGGGTTGCTTTAGATAAAAAAGGCAACTCAAATACCCAAGAAAGAATAGCATTAATGAATCGATTCCTTACGATTTTCGGCCCGCAAATGATCGCCTGCTTGTTTGCGGATCGCGAGTTTATTGGGATTCAATGGTTTGGTTATCTTATTGAAAATCAAATTAAATTCGTAATACGCATCAAAAAGAATACGCAAATCTCTAACTCCCGAGGGGTCCCCGTCTCCGCCGAAAATCTTTTTCGAGGCCTACCCCGTGGCAGCGCTCTGGTTTTATCGGGCCAACGAACCGTGTGGGGGCACTCTCTTTATGTGATTGGTCTGAAAATGGCCAACGGTGAATTCGTTATTCTCGCAACGCAAGAACAACCGGAAACCGCGTTGGAAAATTATAAGGAACGCTGGCCGATCGAAACGCTTTTCATTTGCTTAAAAACTCGGGGATTCGATCTGGAATCCACCCATATAACTGACCCCCAGCGACTTGAAAAATGGATGGCTTTTCTCGCTATTGCATTTAGTTGGGCGCATATCATTGGTGAATGGCGCCATGAAATTAAACCGATCAAGATCAAAAAACATGGCCGTCCCACCCAAAGTCTTTTTCGCTATGGATTAGATTATTTGAGAAGTTGTTTATTTCATCACCAAGAATCCGCCCGGCAATACGCTTTTCATCAGGCACTGGAGTCGCTCTTTAAACGGTTGGGATCGAGCCCTCAAAATCGCTGTTTTCTACCTCTAACCAATACGCCACCCGGCAGAATTTTAACGTAA
- a CDS encoding transposase yields MPQVKISLSVLDALGLPLTTTVVSGNGADDPLYVPELQRVQATLGAGGKTYIGDGKMGALATRAWIARSGDYYLCPLGGKQMPEDTLDALLAPVFGGAQPLEPVYEPDPDPDPTTPPRLIAEGYTVVVDLAATVEGRPVTWRERRLVVRSVAQATRQAQALDARLQRAVADIHRLNERKQGKKILEAPALSATAEQILAEQRVVGLIHLDLETTTQVIPQRRYGARPATCRVQHQSTIRARIDPLAVAAARQRLGWRVYATNHATLTVETAVHAYRGQYLIERSFGRLKGRALAITPLFLQTDARVEGLIRLLSLALRVLVLVEFVARRCLATTPEPIAGLYPGQPDRATASPTAESLLRAFRGISLSVVAIAGQVRALLSPLSALQHRILTLLGWSAEIYERLMAHFLKPALVLSEP; encoded by the coding sequence TTGCCGCAAGTCAAGATCAGCCTGTCGGTGCTCGACGCTCTGGGCTTGCCGTTGACGACCACCGTGGTGAGTGGGAACGGCGCGGATGACCCCTTGTACGTGCCCGAGCTTCAGCGGGTCCAGGCCACCTTGGGGGCTGGCGGCAAGACCTACATCGGCGACGGCAAAATGGGGGCCCTGGCGACCCGGGCCTGGATCGCCCGGAGTGGCGACTATTATTTGTGCCCCCTGGGGGGTAAGCAAATGCCGGAGGACACCCTGGACGCCCTGCTGGCGCCGGTGTTCGGCGGCGCCCAGCCCCTGGAGCCGGTCTACGAGCCGGACCCGGACCCGGACCCCACCACCCCACCCCGGCTGATCGCCGAGGGTTATACGGTGGTGGTTGACTTGGCGGCTACGGTGGAGGGCCGGCCGGTGACGTGGCGGGAACGGCGGCTGGTGGTGCGGTCGGTGGCCCAGGCGACCCGGCAGGCCCAGGCGCTTGACGCCCGCCTGCAGCGGGCGGTAGCAGACATTCACCGCCTCAACGAGCGCAAACAAGGCAAGAAAATTCTGGAAGCTCCCGCGCTGAGCGCCACCGCCGAGCAGATTCTGGCCGAGCAGCGGGTGGTGGGCCTGATCCATCTCGACCTCGAGACCACCACGCAAGTGATTCCCCAGCGCCGCTATGGCGCGCGTCCGGCCACCTGCCGGGTGCAGCACCAGAGCACGATTCGGGCGCGGATCGACCCGCTGGCCGTCGCGGCGGCCCGGCAGCGGCTGGGCTGGCGGGTCTACGCCACCAACCACGCGACCCTGACGGTCGAGACCGCCGTCCACGCCTATCGGGGGCAGTATCTGATCGAACGGAGTTTTGGCCGTCTCAAGGGCCGGGCGCTGGCGATCACGCCCTTGTTCCTGCAAACCGACGCGCGGGTGGAGGGCTTGATCCGCCTGTTGAGCTTGGCCTTGCGCGTGTTGGTTCTGGTCGAATTCGTGGCGCGCCGGTGCCTGGCCACCACCCCGGAACCGATCGCCGGCCTCTATCCGGGGCAGCCCGACCGGGCTACGGCGTCGCCCACCGCCGAATCGCTGTTGCGCGCCTTTCGGGGCATCAGCTTGAGCGTCGTGGCGATCGCCGGCCAGGTCCGCGCGCTGCTGTCGCCGCTCAGCGCTCTGCAGCACCGCATACTCACACTGCTCGGCTGGTCGGCAGAAATCTACGAGCGACTGATGGCGCATTTTCTAAAACCAGCCCTCGTTTTGAGCGAACCGTGA
- a CDS encoding DUF4277 domain-containing protein: MLDEIIRLIKVERVDDLPVVLAQVYQMQLPALLDRFYPTHGHWKGDLSLGDVVAVWLTFIVSEGDHCLSHVQPWVEAHLDTLTVCLGKPVRPLDLSDDRLANILDRLADAATWAELETALNGTVLRVYEVGGDRVRLDSTSAKTYAGVSEGGCFSSGIVKIIGRTCRKSRSACRCSTLWACR, translated from the coding sequence ATGCTGGACGAGATCATCCGCCTGATTAAAGTCGAACGCGTCGACGACCTCCCGGTCGTGTTGGCCCAAGTCTACCAGATGCAACTTCCAGCCCTGCTCGATCGATTCTATCCGACCCATGGCCACTGGAAGGGCGACTTGAGTTTGGGCGACGTGGTGGCGGTGTGGCTGACCTTCATCGTCTCGGAGGGCGATCACTGCCTGTCTCATGTCCAGCCTTGGGTGGAGGCGCACCTCGATACCTTGACGGTGTGTTTGGGCAAGCCGGTACGCCCGCTGGATCTGAGCGATGATCGGTTGGCCAACATCTTGGATCGGTTAGCTGACGCCGCGACCTGGGCCGAGTTGGAAACCGCGCTGAACGGGACGGTGCTGCGGGTTTATGAGGTGGGCGGCGACCGGGTACGGCTCGACAGCACCTCGGCCAAAACCTATGCCGGGGTCAGTGAGGGGGGCTGTTTCAGTTCGGGCATAGTCAAGATCATCGGCCGGACTTGCCGCAAGTCAAGATCAGCCTGTCGGTGCTCGACGCTCTGGGCTTGCCGTTGA
- a CDS encoding ISL3 family transposase, which translates to MPITLAVPLDLPDVRVLANRMLEDGTVLIEVESTLRTTQCRCCGREIDRFHGFDRPIRLRHLPVFERVVFVEIRPKRYRCPYCEDGPTTTQRCVWYDPNRPHTTAFEQDVLKRLIHGTVADVSRLLALGVKAVEGLMDHRLAPAVGWTAFAALETLGIDEVALLKGHGHYVAVVWARDAEGHNPVLAVLPDRLRATVQAFLETFPDALKATVRRVCMDRWEGTAGAVAAALPDAQIVVDRFHVAVHDREAVDALRQAECRRLNAGRSPERAVPTAELRPWLRREWRSLNLGQQGKVVEWFEQTPALASAYVLRTLLTAIFEHSPDRATAQSRLQRWVKQVAASGLSCFDRFLNTLHHWQDGILNYFEGGHNSGFVEGLNNKLKLLKRRCFGLDDPTELFRRLWLDIEGPRLWA; encoded by the coding sequence ATGCCGATCACTCTTGCCGTACCCCTGGACTTGCCCGATGTGCGTGTATTGGCCAACCGGATGCTGGAGGACGGTACGGTGTTGATCGAGGTGGAAAGCACCTTGCGGACGACCCAGTGTCGTTGCTGTGGCCGGGAAATCGACCGGTTTCATGGCTTCGACCGACCGATTCGGTTGCGACACCTGCCGGTGTTCGAGCGCGTGGTGTTTGTTGAGATCCGACCGAAGCGCTACCGCTGTCCCTACTGTGAAGACGGGCCGACGACCACCCAACGCTGCGTTTGGTACGACCCCAATCGCCCTCATACCACGGCATTCGAGCAGGACGTCTTGAAGCGGTTGATCCACGGCACGGTGGCCGATGTGAGTCGGCTGCTCGCTCTGGGGGTCAAGGCAGTGGAAGGCCTCATGGACCATCGCCTGGCGCCGGCGGTGGGCTGGACCGCGTTCGCCGCGTTGGAGACCTTGGGTATTGACGAGGTGGCGCTGCTCAAGGGCCATGGCCACTACGTGGCGGTGGTCTGGGCGCGGGACGCCGAGGGGCATAACCCTGTGCTGGCGGTGCTGCCCGACCGGTTGCGGGCGACCGTGCAGGCCTTTCTGGAGACCTTCCCGGACGCTCTGAAAGCCACGGTGCGGCGGGTCTGCATGGATAGGTGGGAAGGCACCGCCGGCGCGGTGGCGGCGGCGCTGCCCGACGCCCAAATCGTGGTGGACCGGTTTCATGTCGCCGTCCACGACCGGGAGGCGGTGGACGCGTTGCGTCAGGCCGAATGTCGCCGGCTCAACGCCGGACGGTCCCCCGAGCGGGCGGTGCCCACCGCCGAGTTGCGGCCCTGGCTCCGCCGGGAATGGCGGTCGCTGAATCTTGGCCAGCAGGGAAAAGTAGTCGAGTGGTTCGAGCAAACCCCGGCCCTGGCCAGCGCCTACGTGCTGCGCACCCTGCTGACGGCGATCTTCGAGCACAGCCCGGATCGAGCCACCGCCCAGAGCCGACTTCAACGCTGGGTCAAGCAAGTCGCCGCTTCGGGTTTGAGCTGTTTTGATCGGTTCCTCAATACCTTGCACCACTGGCAAGATGGGATTCTTAACTATTTTGAGGGCGGACATAACAGTGGTTTCGTCGAAGGCCTCAATAACAAACTGAAGCTGCTCAAGCGCCGGTGCTTTGGCTTGGATGACCCGACCGAACTGTTCCGCCGGTTGTGGCTGGATATCGAGGGTCCACGCCTTTGGGCATGA
- a CDS encoding transposase — protein sequence MRKFKLMTVRNERQFRACTGLSQKEFDLILPEFAKCLQLAQQQRYQKHRLQRQRKPGGGRKGALSSPDLKLFFILFYLKNYPTFDVLGCLFDLSPAKAQENFVKFMPILKQAEKRLHILPHRHFKPANTDKQPIDHHQKIIIDATERPCCRPHHARKQKHYFSGKKRHHTLKNTVIGDSNKGIPVVGPTVAGSRHDYALLKEELDPQQPGLSTVEAWVDLGYQGIKDHYPSFHKIYIPHKKPRRSKANQCSALTPQQKRENRAISRVRVGVEHLIGDLKIFQILTNRFRNHFHNMADQVILLVAGLCNLKNNYAVQ from the coding sequence ATGCGAAAATTTAAATTGATGACAGTCCGCAATGAAAGACAATTTAGAGCCTGTACTGGACTCTCTCAGAAAGAATTTGACCTTATTCTACCTGAGTTTGCAAAGTGTTTGCAGTTGGCCCAACAACAGCGTTACCAAAAACACCGCTTGCAACGTCAAAGAAAGCCGGGTGGCGGTCGGAAAGGTGCATTATCCTCACCCGATTTAAAACTCTTTTTTATCCTGTTTTATCTCAAAAACTATCCGACATTTGATGTGCTGGGTTGCTTGTTTGACCTGAGTCCAGCCAAAGCCCAAGAAAATTTTGTTAAATTTATGCCTATTTTAAAGCAGGCTGAAAAACGCTTGCATATCTTACCGCATCGCCATTTTAAGCCCGCCAATACTGATAAGCAACCTATTGATCATCATCAGAAGATTATTATTGATGCGACAGAAAGGCCTTGTTGCCGCCCCCACCATGCGCGTAAACAAAAACATTATTTTAGTGGCAAGAAACGCCACCATACTCTGAAAAACACGGTGATCGGGGACAGCAATAAAGGCATTCCAGTTGTTGGCCCAACAGTGGCCGGTAGCCGGCATGACTACGCGTTATTGAAAGAGGAATTAGATCCTCAGCAGCCGGGTCTCTCCACCGTGGAAGCTTGGGTTGATTTGGGTTATCAAGGGATCAAAGATCACTATCCCTCGTTCCATAAAATTTATATTCCTCATAAAAAGCCTCGCCGGTCGAAAGCCAATCAATGCTCTGCATTAACTCCTCAGCAAAAGAGAGAAAATCGAGCGATCAGTCGCGTTCGTGTCGGAGTGGAACATTTGATTGGCGACCTAAAAATTTTTCAGATTCTTACGAATAGATTCCGAAACCATTTCCATAATATGGCCGATCAGGTTATTTTATTGGTTGCCGGCTTGTGTAACCTTAAAAATAACTATGCTGTTCAATAG